The following proteins are co-located in the Corynebacterium kalinowskii genome:
- a CDS encoding phosphoadenylyl-sulfate reductase gives MLFYERQEYRDPAVSPDAELPSPLPEADKARNQQLVDKFQNQLYNATAETILDWANEHTPEAAVTLSMENTVLAELAHRHLPRADLLFLDTEYHFPETYEVADGVDKRYPARLVRATAVLNREEQDSTYGRNLYLTNPEACCRMRKVEPLQRALAKYGAWVTGIRRIDAPTRATAEAIELDKAGRLKISPLVTWSLEETLEYERHNGLIRHPLIDKGYPSIGCATCTLPVAPGEDPRSGRWAGQAKTECGLHT, from the coding sequence ATGTTGTTCTATGAACGCCAGGAATACCGGGACCCCGCTGTGTCCCCGGACGCTGAGCTACCGAGTCCGTTGCCGGAAGCAGACAAAGCTCGCAACCAACAACTAGTAGACAAGTTCCAAAACCAGCTCTACAACGCCACTGCCGAAACAATCCTGGACTGGGCCAACGAGCACACCCCGGAAGCTGCAGTCACGCTGAGCATGGAAAACACCGTGCTCGCGGAGCTCGCCCACCGGCATCTTCCACGGGCCGACCTGCTGTTTCTAGACACCGAGTACCACTTCCCGGAGACGTATGAGGTGGCCGATGGCGTCGATAAGCGCTACCCGGCGCGGCTGGTGCGAGCAACGGCGGTTCTCAACAGAGAAGAGCAGGACAGCACCTACGGCCGGAACCTTTACCTGACGAACCCGGAGGCGTGCTGTCGCATGCGCAAGGTTGAGCCGCTGCAACGGGCACTCGCGAAGTATGGCGCGTGGGTGACCGGCATCCGGCGTATCGACGCGCCGACCCGAGCCACGGCCGAAGCGATTGAGCTGGATAAAGCTGGGCGGCTCAAAATCTCCCCGCTAGTGACCTGGTCGCTGGAGGAGACGCTCGAATACGAAAGACACAACGGTCTGATTAGACACCCCTTGATCGACAAGGGGTACCCCTCCATCGGTTGCGCGACTTGCACCCTGCCCGTCGCCCCGGGCGAAGATCCACGAAGCGGCCGCTGGGCCGGCCAAGCCAAGACAGAATGCGGACTGCACACATGA
- a CDS encoding type II toxin-antitoxin system PemK/MazF family toxin, giving the protein MRTFAQRRREAKRARLDAGLARLGSRLGLDGSSCEVASERVEAVCDVHPTSEMVRNIYYAPDMDGHAEPGEVVWIRLATEEGEEPRDRAILVVGHGNETILGLLISPNTDHEDEEGWLDIGSGSWDSSGAPCWLCLNKLIEVPELAIRREGAIVPRRRFERIAGKLRGDYGWG; this is encoded by the coding sequence ATGAGGACTTTTGCCCAGCGGCGTCGCGAAGCAAAACGCGCTCGGCTTGATGCCGGACTAGCCCGTCTCGGCAGTCGTCTCGGACTCGACGGCAGCTCCTGCGAGGTCGCCAGCGAACGGGTCGAGGCAGTCTGCGATGTGCACCCAACTTCCGAAATGGTCCGCAACATCTACTACGCGCCGGACATGGACGGCCACGCCGAACCGGGCGAAGTGGTCTGGATCCGCCTCGCCACCGAAGAAGGTGAGGAGCCCCGCGACCGCGCCATCCTGGTGGTCGGACACGGCAACGAAACTATCCTCGGCCTCCTGATTTCCCCGAACACCGACCACGAGGACGAAGAAGGCTGGCTCGACATCGGCTCGGGAAGCTGGGACTCCTCCGGCGCGCCGTGCTGGCTGTGCCTGAATAAGCTCATCGAGGTACCAGAGCTGGCCATCCGCCGCGAGGGCGCCATCGTTCCGAGGCGGCGCTTCGAGCGCATCGCCGGAAAGCTGCGCGGCGACTACGGCTGGGGCTAA
- a CDS encoding nitrite/sulfite reductase: protein MTQAKRSNGQWLIDGTAPLNHPEEVKQADPGLSVKQRIIDIYSKQGYDSIDEDDLAPRMKWVGIYTQRRQDLGGELTGQLSDTELSDKFFMMRIRFDGGIATPEQFRTVGEISQEFARSTADFTDRQNIQLHWIQIENVPEIWDRLDSVGLSTLLGCGDVPRIILGSPVAGIAADEIIDATPAIKKIQEELLPNPEFHNLPRKFKSAISGSPRQDVTHEIQDLAFVGVTHPEHGPGFDVFVGGGLSTNPMIAQRLGVWVPLADVPDVWASVVRIFRDYGYRRLRGRARLKFLVAEWGIEKFRSVLEEYLGHALIDGPAAPIAPAYRDHLGVHPQQDGKFYVGVKPTVGHTTGEQLVAIAEVAERHGVSRIRTTVDKELLFLDVTDPEALQRDLDAIGLYSNPSEFRRGIVSCTGLEFCKLAHATTKARAIGLVDELEERIGDLDVPIKISLNGCPNSCARTQVADIGFKGQTVTDADGNRVEGFQVHLGGALGLDPGFGRKVRAHKVLATEVGDYVFRLVNNFKEQRTEGEQFRDWVLRADEEVLR, encoded by the coding sequence ATGACCCAGGCAAAGCGATCAAACGGCCAATGGTTGATCGACGGCACAGCGCCGCTGAACCATCCCGAAGAAGTCAAACAAGCGGACCCAGGACTTTCCGTCAAGCAGCGCATCATCGATATCTATTCCAAGCAGGGCTACGATTCGATCGACGAGGACGACCTCGCCCCGCGCATGAAATGGGTAGGCATTTACACGCAGCGCCGCCAAGATCTCGGTGGCGAACTCACCGGCCAGCTGAGTGATACCGAGCTTTCCGACAAGTTCTTCATGATGCGCATCCGCTTCGACGGCGGTATCGCCACCCCGGAGCAATTCCGAACCGTGGGAGAAATTAGCCAGGAGTTTGCCCGCTCCACCGCGGACTTCACCGACCGCCAGAACATCCAGCTGCACTGGATCCAAATCGAAAACGTCCCCGAGATCTGGGACCGCTTGGACAGCGTAGGACTATCCACCCTCCTGGGCTGCGGCGACGTTCCCCGCATCATCCTCGGCTCGCCAGTCGCAGGCATCGCTGCTGATGAAATCATCGATGCCACCCCAGCGATTAAGAAGATCCAGGAGGAACTGCTGCCGAACCCGGAGTTCCATAACCTGCCCCGCAAATTCAAGTCCGCGATCAGCGGCAGCCCGCGCCAGGATGTCACCCACGAGATCCAGGACCTCGCGTTCGTCGGCGTCACCCACCCGGAGCACGGTCCCGGTTTCGACGTGTTCGTCGGCGGCGGCCTCTCCACTAACCCGATGATCGCGCAGCGTCTCGGCGTCTGGGTCCCACTCGCCGATGTCCCCGATGTGTGGGCCAGCGTGGTCCGCATCTTCCGCGACTACGGCTACCGTCGGCTGCGCGGTCGCGCGCGCCTAAAGTTCCTGGTAGCGGAGTGGGGCATTGAGAAGTTCCGGTCGGTGCTCGAGGAGTACCTCGGTCATGCGCTTATCGACGGCCCCGCCGCCCCCATCGCCCCGGCCTATCGAGACCACCTCGGTGTGCACCCACAACAAGATGGCAAGTTCTACGTCGGGGTGAAGCCGACGGTCGGCCACACCACGGGCGAACAATTGGTGGCCATCGCCGAGGTCGCTGAACGCCACGGGGTTTCCAGAATCCGCACGACAGTGGACAAGGAGTTGCTGTTCCTGGACGTTACTGACCCGGAGGCGCTCCAACGCGATCTTGACGCCATCGGCTTGTACTCCAATCCCAGCGAGTTCCGCCGCGGCATCGTCTCCTGCACCGGCCTGGAGTTTTGCAAGTTGGCTCATGCCACCACCAAGGCCCGCGCGATCGGGCTGGTCGATGAGTTGGAGGAGCGCATCGGCGACCTCGATGTACCGATCAAGATCTCGCTGAACGGCTGCCCGAATTCCTGCGCCCGTACCCAGGTCGCGGATATCGGATTCAAGGGCCAGACGGTCACCGATGCCGACGGTAACCGCGTCGAAGGTTTCCAAGTCCACCTGGGCGGTGCACTCGGCCTCGACCCCGGTTTTGGTCGAAAGGTGCGCGCCCACAAAGTCCTTGCCACGGAAGTCGGCGACTATGTCTTCCGCCTGGTCAACAACTTCAAGGAACAACGAACCGAAGGCGAACAGTTCCGCGATTGGGTATTGCGCGCAGATGAGGAGGTCTTGCGATGA
- a CDS encoding FecCD family ABC transporter permease — MIRVSLVGILAYFALLCLGAVPLAPLDVLAALTGGGSARAVQVVWDLRLPVAIVTAVVGASLATAGAWTSTLARNPLASPDMLGISGGAAVAVVAFPVSSFWERAGLALVGAVVCLLLLLVLGARRSVHQLILIGVALALFSQAAVSYLLLRADLMRATEAQVWLAGSTSFARWPVVVPLLLGLLPFLVLGLSQQRSLPILAHDDATAISLGVPVTRVRLLLVIAATGIVAVVVSVVGPLAFVALVAPQLARMMGGGVLLSAIWGATLLLVCAVVAVLLPVSAPVGLLTSAIGGVMLVYLVVSRRSSWSS, encoded by the coding sequence ATGATCCGCGTCAGCCTCGTTGGCATCCTCGCCTATTTCGCACTGCTGTGCCTCGGCGCCGTCCCGCTCGCACCCCTCGACGTGCTCGCCGCCCTCACCGGTGGTGGCTCCGCCCGCGCGGTCCAGGTGGTGTGGGATCTGCGCCTGCCGGTGGCGATCGTCACCGCCGTCGTGGGCGCAAGCTTAGCGACGGCCGGTGCCTGGACCTCTACGCTTGCCCGCAATCCCTTAGCCTCCCCAGACATGCTGGGCATCAGCGGCGGCGCCGCCGTCGCAGTAGTGGCATTCCCGGTGTCCTCCTTCTGGGAGCGCGCCGGGTTGGCGCTGGTGGGAGCGGTCGTGTGTTTGCTGTTGTTGCTCGTGTTGGGAGCGCGTCGATCGGTGCACCAGCTGATCCTCATCGGCGTAGCGCTGGCCCTGTTTTCCCAGGCTGCGGTGTCTTATCTGCTGCTGCGCGCGGACTTGATGCGCGCCACCGAGGCGCAGGTGTGGTTGGCCGGGTCCACCAGTTTTGCCCGGTGGCCGGTGGTGGTGCCACTGCTGCTTGGCTTGTTGCCGTTCCTGGTGTTGGGGCTCTCGCAGCAGCGATCCTTGCCGATCCTCGCCCACGATGATGCCACGGCCATTTCCCTCGGCGTGCCGGTTACCCGTGTCCGGCTGCTGCTGGTGATCGCTGCGACCGGCATCGTTGCCGTGGTGGTCTCCGTGGTGGGGCCGCTGGCCTTCGTGGCACTGGTCGCGCCGCAGCTGGCCCGCATGATGGGTGGCGGGGTGTTGCTGTCTGCCATCTGGGGTGCCACGTTGTTGTTGGTGTGCGCCGTGGTGGCTGTGCTATTGCCGGTGTCCGCTCCCGTGGGTTTGCTGACCTCGGCGATCGGTGGCGTGATGTTGGTGTATTTGGTTGTATCAAGGAGGTCGTCGTGGAGCTCGTAG
- a CDS encoding FAD-dependent oxidoreductase, giving the protein MSHPPKIAVIGAGPAGIYASDLLVRGGAIVDLFERMPAPFGLIRYGVAPDHPRIKGIIASLHKVLDKPEIRLIGNVTVGRDITVAELAELYDAIVFSTGAVDDRPLDIPGIDLPESYGAAEFVGFYDGNPLFSRDWDLSTESVAVIGVGNVGLDVARILAKTGEELRVTEIPDNVYNVLSGSKVREVHVFGRRGPAQTKFTPQELKELDHSPNVNVVVSPEDIDYDEASLEARSASKSVDLVCQILENYAIREPKEAENTLHIHLFEQPVSVLSSDDGHVVGVRTERQELDGNGGVRGTGKFTDWPVGAVYRAVGYRSVGIPGVPFSETDHVIPNDGSHVLTESGESIPGFYATGWIKRGPVGLIGNTKSDAKETVDMLFADHEAGLLGRTNFADVLDMLRGKGIRTTSWDGWHALDAAERELGSQEGRERKKVVEWEEMLAHSIG; this is encoded by the coding sequence TTGTCTCATCCACCGAAAATCGCCGTCATCGGCGCCGGCCCCGCCGGGATCTACGCCTCTGATCTCCTTGTTCGAGGCGGCGCCATTGTTGACCTTTTTGAGCGCATGCCCGCCCCGTTCGGGCTCATCCGCTATGGCGTTGCCCCCGACCATCCGCGCATCAAAGGCATCATCGCCTCGCTCCATAAGGTGCTGGACAAGCCGGAGATTCGCCTGATCGGCAATGTCACCGTGGGGCGCGACATCACGGTTGCTGAACTAGCGGAGCTTTACGACGCCATCGTCTTCTCCACCGGTGCCGTCGACGACCGCCCCCTGGACATCCCAGGCATCGACCTTCCGGAGTCCTACGGCGCCGCCGAGTTCGTCGGCTTCTACGATGGCAATCCGCTGTTCTCTCGGGATTGGGATCTTTCCACTGAATCGGTGGCGGTGATCGGTGTCGGAAACGTGGGACTCGACGTGGCGCGGATCCTCGCGAAAACCGGGGAAGAGCTGCGCGTTACCGAGATTCCAGACAACGTGTACAACGTCCTTTCGGGCAGTAAGGTCCGCGAAGTTCACGTCTTTGGTCGACGCGGGCCAGCTCAAACCAAGTTCACCCCGCAGGAGCTGAAGGAACTCGATCATTCCCCGAACGTGAATGTGGTGGTTTCGCCGGAGGACATTGACTACGACGAGGCTTCCCTCGAAGCTCGCTCGGCTTCAAAGTCCGTGGATCTGGTCTGCCAGATTTTAGAGAACTACGCCATTCGCGAGCCCAAAGAAGCCGAAAACACCCTGCATATCCACCTGTTTGAGCAGCCCGTCTCGGTGTTGTCGTCGGACGACGGGCATGTGGTTGGCGTGCGCACCGAACGCCAAGAGCTGGACGGGAACGGGGGAGTGCGCGGGACCGGGAAGTTCACCGATTGGCCGGTGGGGGCCGTCTACCGCGCCGTCGGCTATCGCTCCGTGGGGATCCCGGGCGTTCCGTTCTCGGAAACGGATCATGTGATTCCCAACGACGGCAGCCATGTGTTGACTGAATCCGGCGAGAGTATCCCGGGCTTCTATGCCACCGGCTGGATCAAGCGCGGGCCTGTCGGGCTCATCGGCAATACCAAGTCCGACGCGAAGGAAACGGTGGACATGCTTTTTGCCGATCACGAGGCTGGACTTTTGGGGCGAACCAATTTTGCTGATGTCCTTGATATGCTCCGCGGGAAGGGGATCCGGACCACCAGCTGGGACGGTTGGCACGCGCTTGACGCTGCAGAACGAGAGCTCGGTTCGCAGGAAGGACGTGAACGCAAGAAGGTTGTGGAATGGGAGGAGATGCTCGCGCACTCAATTGGGTAG
- the rpsT gene encoding 30S ribosomal protein S20: MANIKSQIKRIKTNEKARQRNQAVRSAVRTEIRKFRAAVEAGDKAAAELQLRAAGRSLDKAVTKGVFHRNNAANKKSSMAQALNKMA, translated from the coding sequence ATGGCAAACATCAAGTCTCAGATCAAGCGCATCAAGACGAACGAAAAGGCTCGTCAGCGCAACCAGGCAGTCCGCTCCGCAGTCCGCACCGAGATCCGCAAGTTCCGTGCAGCTGTTGAGGCCGGCGACAAGGCAGCAGCCGAGCTTCAGCTCCGCGCAGCTGGCCGCTCCCTGGACAAGGCAGTAACCAAGGGCGTCTTCCACCGCAACAACGCGGCTAACAAGAAGTCTTCCATGGCACAGGCCCTGAACAAGATGGCTTAA
- a CDS encoding FecCD family ABC transporter permease produces MKSSASFLGLLALFVVSLAVGSRHIPLPELLDPSVHHIVFGMRVPRGLVAMFVGASLALAGLLTQTWTRNPLADPGIVGITAGARFLVAVGSLLGVTALWLQGAFALVGALLATLLVLAVARTVSDPLTLILVGVGVNATLMALTMLLALQSQDVFNDMRSWSVGSTIGRGYGHVWVALIGLLIAAVIAFVVSRDLDILGMGADSAAALGISVPRTLSLVVSALVIAAGTATAVVGPVAFLGLAAPHMVPGASVRRRLVPVMLVGATLALLADIIGRLLMHPGEVEFSVVLAVIGAPLMIWLIRR; encoded by the coding sequence TTGAAAAGCTCAGCTAGTTTCCTCGGGCTGCTGGCGCTGTTCGTCGTCTCCTTGGCGGTGGGCTCGCGCCACATTCCTCTTCCTGAACTCCTCGATCCATCCGTCCACCACATTGTCTTTGGCATGCGTGTGCCCCGCGGTCTGGTCGCTATGTTCGTCGGCGCCTCGCTGGCGCTGGCGGGGCTGCTCACCCAGACGTGGACCCGCAACCCGCTTGCCGACCCTGGCATCGTCGGCATTACCGCTGGCGCGCGTTTCCTCGTTGCCGTGGGCTCCTTATTAGGAGTAACCGCATTGTGGCTGCAGGGCGCGTTCGCCCTGGTAGGGGCATTGCTTGCCACCCTGTTAGTCCTGGCGGTGGCGCGCACGGTGTCCGATCCGCTGACCCTGATTCTGGTGGGCGTGGGCGTCAACGCGACCCTCATGGCGCTGACAATGCTGCTCGCGCTGCAGTCGCAGGACGTGTTCAATGACATGCGCTCCTGGTCGGTCGGCTCCACCATCGGGCGCGGTTACGGGCATGTCTGGGTGGCGCTGATCGGCCTGCTCATTGCTGCCGTCATTGCGTTTGTGGTCTCTCGCGACTTGGACATCCTAGGTATGGGCGCCGATTCCGCAGCTGCGTTGGGCATCTCGGTGCCGCGGACCTTGTCCCTCGTGGTCTCGGCTCTGGTCATCGCCGCCGGTACCGCCACGGCAGTGGTGGGCCCGGTTGCTTTCCTGGGGCTCGCAGCTCCGCACATGGTGCCCGGGGCATCTGTCCGGCGCCGTCTGGTGCCCGTCATGCTCGTAGGTGCCACGCTCGCCCTGCTTGCCGATATCATCGGCCGCCTCCTCATGCACCCCGGTGAAGTGGAGTTTTCCGTCGTGCTCGCCGTGATCGGCGCGCCCCTGATGATTTGGTTGATCCGCCGATGA
- a CDS encoding sulfate adenylyltransferase subunit 1, with protein MTTTTTAVLQDRETLRLCTAGSVDDGKSTFVGRLLHDTKSVLADQLASVERTSADRGFDGLDLSLLVDGLRAEREQGITIDVAYRYFATDKRTFILADTPGHVQYTRNTVTGVSTSQVVVLLVDARNGILPQTIKHLKVAALMGVRTVILAVNKIDLVSFDQNVFEAIASQFIDLAVELGISDPNVVPVSALLGDNVVEPSDNTPWYHGPTVLELLETIPVGAGRATNLGFRFPVQYVIREHTSDYRGYAGRITAGRVNVGDIVYLGGGLSSTVAGIDTAEGPASSAETGDSVTLLLADNIDLARGDLIAGTDRPAESRTFDVTLVGLHEQPLREGETIKIRYGSALVRGRIATLENPLELNDISDARVELASPLPVEAYAARGAVGNLLVVDKASGDTRAAGLVR; from the coding sequence ATGACCACCACTACTACCGCGGTTCTCCAGGACCGCGAAACGCTGCGACTATGCACCGCAGGCTCCGTCGATGACGGCAAATCCACCTTCGTCGGTCGCCTCCTGCATGACACCAAGTCTGTCCTCGCCGACCAGTTGGCCTCCGTGGAACGCACGTCCGCCGACCGTGGCTTCGATGGCCTTGATCTTTCCCTCCTGGTGGACGGACTGCGCGCCGAACGGGAACAGGGCATCACCATCGATGTTGCGTACCGCTACTTCGCCACCGATAAGCGCACGTTCATCCTCGCCGACACGCCGGGCCACGTGCAGTACACCCGCAACACCGTCACCGGCGTCTCCACCTCGCAGGTGGTCGTGCTGCTTGTCGACGCCCGAAACGGCATTCTCCCCCAGACCATCAAGCACCTCAAGGTCGCCGCTCTCATGGGCGTTCGGACCGTCATCCTAGCGGTCAACAAGATCGACTTGGTCTCCTTCGACCAGAACGTCTTCGAGGCCATTGCCTCCCAGTTCATCGATCTGGCCGTTGAACTCGGTATCAGCGACCCCAATGTGGTCCCAGTTTCCGCACTGCTCGGTGACAACGTGGTGGAGCCTTCCGACAACACCCCGTGGTACCACGGCCCAACTGTCCTCGAGCTGCTGGAGACAATCCCCGTGGGCGCGGGACGAGCCACCAATTTGGGATTCCGCTTCCCCGTCCAATACGTCATCCGCGAGCACACCAGCGATTATCGGGGCTACGCTGGTCGCATTACGGCGGGACGAGTAAACGTAGGCGACATCGTCTACCTCGGTGGCGGGCTCTCCAGCACCGTCGCCGGAATCGACACCGCGGAGGGACCTGCGTCGTCCGCAGAAACTGGTGATTCCGTCACACTTCTCCTCGCTGATAATATCGATCTCGCACGCGGTGATCTCATCGCTGGAACCGATCGCCCTGCCGAATCCCGCACCTTCGATGTCACACTCGTTGGCCTCCATGAGCAGCCACTGCGCGAAGGCGAGACCATCAAGATCCGCTACGGTTCCGCCCTGGTCCGTGGCCGCATCGCTACCCTGGAAAACCCGCTGGAGCTCAACGACATCTCCGATGCCCGCGTCGAGTTGGCCTCCCCGCTTCCTGTCGAGGCGTATGCCGCTCGGGGAGCCGTGGGCAACCTTTTGGTCGTCGATAAGGCAAGCGGCGATACCCGCGCGGCGGGCTTGGTGCGATGA
- a CDS encoding siderophore-interacting protein, translating into MAHSLLSCTVASVVDPCPNLRRITLYSPSFVDYQITGPDEFFGLVMPQPGQQFVPFECQDVNVRAAVAALPTEIRPNLRWYTVRRVDPARGLLSFDVVLHAAGPGSTWVATAQPGDTCGFWTAQSLWQPTTDTQVLVADATGTPALLSILDRLPSPALARCSVAVCTPSLHDVELPALTTYAPRLANFAVTEAAPGNAPLVMEETLSSWPLTDTAKLWASGEDRLVKAARRYGIHHLGMSAKDITFVPFWYEGKPRP; encoded by the coding sequence ATGGCACATTCACTACTGAGCTGCACGGTAGCCTCTGTTGTCGACCCTTGCCCTAACCTGCGCCGCATCACCTTGTACTCCCCTAGCTTCGTCGACTACCAAATCACCGGGCCCGACGAATTCTTCGGCCTAGTAATGCCGCAGCCAGGGCAGCAATTCGTACCCTTCGAGTGCCAGGACGTGAACGTGCGAGCTGCCGTCGCGGCGCTCCCCACTGAGATTCGCCCGAATTTGCGCTGGTACACCGTTCGCCGCGTGGATCCAGCGCGCGGCCTGCTCTCCTTCGACGTCGTACTCCACGCGGCCGGCCCGGGCTCCACCTGGGTCGCCACCGCCCAGCCCGGCGACACCTGCGGCTTCTGGACCGCCCAATCCCTCTGGCAGCCCACCACCGACACCCAGGTCCTGGTCGCCGACGCCACCGGCACACCCGCGCTCTTGTCCATCCTCGACCGCCTGCCGTCCCCGGCGCTCGCGCGCTGCAGCGTCGCAGTCTGCACGCCCTCGCTTCACGACGTCGAACTCCCCGCCCTCACCACGTACGCACCGCGACTCGCCAATTTCGCTGTCACGGAAGCTGCCCCCGGCAACGCGCCACTGGTGATGGAAGAAACACTGTCCTCATGGCCGCTCACAGACACGGCTAAGTTGTGGGCCTCGGGTGAAGACCGCCTCGTCAAAGCCGCTCGGCGCTACGGCATCCACCACCTGGGCATGTCTGCGAAGGACATCACCTTTGTGCCATTTTGGTATGAGGGAAAGCCACGCCCCTGA
- the cysD gene encoding sulfate adenylyltransferase subunit CysD, whose product MTLSPHLKDLENESIHILREVAGQFDKVALLFSGGKDSVVVFELARRAFAPAAVPFELLHVDTGHNFPEVLEFRDALVERTGARLHVAHVQDWIDRGDLVERPDGTRNPLQTVPLVETIEERGYDAVLGGARRDEERARAKERIFSVRDSFGGWDPRRQRPELWNLYNGGHLPGENIRVFPISNWTEADIWEYIGAREIELPPIYFAHQREVFERDGMWLTPGQWGGQDADVVTKQVRYRTVGDMSCTGAVLSSATTIDEVIEEISTSRLTERGATRADDRISESAMEDRKKEGYF is encoded by the coding sequence ATGACACTCTCCCCACACCTTAAAGACCTAGAAAACGAATCGATCCACATCCTGCGTGAAGTCGCTGGGCAATTCGACAAAGTTGCGCTGCTGTTCTCTGGCGGCAAAGACTCCGTCGTGGTGTTTGAGCTCGCCCGGCGAGCGTTTGCGCCGGCGGCCGTACCCTTCGAGCTACTGCACGTGGACACCGGCCACAACTTCCCAGAAGTTCTCGAATTCCGCGATGCACTCGTGGAACGCACCGGCGCGCGCCTGCATGTTGCCCACGTCCAAGACTGGATCGACCGCGGCGACCTGGTCGAACGCCCCGACGGCACGCGCAATCCTCTCCAAACCGTGCCATTGGTGGAGACCATCGAAGAGCGCGGTTACGACGCCGTCCTCGGCGGCGCCCGTCGCGATGAGGAACGCGCCCGTGCGAAGGAACGCATCTTTTCCGTGCGTGATTCCTTTGGTGGCTGGGATCCGCGCCGCCAGCGCCCTGAACTGTGGAATCTGTACAACGGCGGCCACCTACCGGGAGAGAATATTCGCGTCTTCCCCATCTCCAACTGGACCGAAGCCGACATTTGGGAGTACATCGGCGCACGTGAGATCGAGTTGCCGCCGATCTACTTCGCACACCAGCGCGAGGTATTCGAGCGCGACGGCATGTGGCTCACCCCAGGTCAATGGGGTGGCCAGGACGCTGACGTGGTGACCAAGCAGGTCCGTTACCGCACCGTCGGCGACATGTCTTGCACCGGTGCCGTGCTCTCCTCCGCGACCACCATCGACGAGGTCATCGAGGAAATCTCGACTTCCCGACTCACTGAGCGTGGTGCCACCCGCGCCGACGACCGAATCTCCGAATCCGCCATGGAAGACCGCAAGAAGGAAGGCTACTTCTGA
- a CDS encoding ABC transporter substrate-binding protein: MNRRGFLAVASLTALLLTGCSRADVDTVPANETRVAALGLGDADTLLALGVTPVAVAPFSPEGSVAANGLEPWAEDLAKGKEITPIYNTAQGFTSQILEQVTAANPSQIIAVNQAVDDQAKASLEKIAPVTLKPTGFENWQIPWDKQVTTIAGAVGKSAEGEKLIKDTEQAFADYRAKHPELQGKKAAIVMPYAGKLGLYTSLDGRGQFIESMGLTIPKEIQGNPGSFYVDVAPENFSTLEQVDVLYVLDYQGSAEPLKTDPAFAALLPKTKFVSQDVGNAMSTPNPVSIPWALEKLS, encoded by the coding sequence ATGAACCGTCGTGGATTTTTGGCCGTTGCCTCACTCACCGCGCTGCTGCTGACCGGATGCTCCCGCGCTGATGTGGATACCGTCCCGGCAAACGAGACTCGCGTGGCTGCCCTCGGTCTCGGCGACGCCGACACCCTGCTGGCTCTGGGTGTCACCCCAGTTGCAGTCGCCCCATTCTCCCCGGAGGGTTCTGTCGCGGCAAACGGCTTGGAGCCATGGGCTGAGGACCTAGCCAAGGGCAAGGAGATCACCCCGATCTACAACACGGCACAGGGCTTTACCTCTCAGATCTTGGAGCAGGTGACCGCCGCGAACCCGTCCCAGATCATCGCGGTGAACCAGGCCGTGGATGACCAGGCGAAGGCTTCCCTGGAGAAGATCGCGCCGGTCACCCTGAAGCCGACCGGTTTTGAAAACTGGCAGATCCCATGGGACAAGCAGGTGACCACGATTGCTGGTGCCGTGGGCAAGTCTGCCGAAGGTGAAAAGCTGATCAAGGACACCGAGCAGGCTTTTGCGGATTACCGCGCGAAGCACCCTGAGCTGCAGGGTAAGAAGGCTGCGATCGTGATGCCATACGCCGGCAAGCTGGGTCTCTACACCTCACTGGATGGCCGCGGCCAGTTCATCGAATCCATGGGCCTGACCATCCCGAAGGAGATCCAGGGCAATCCGGGCTCCTTCTACGTCGACGTCGCACCGGAGAACTTTAGTACCCTTGAGCAGGTGGATGTCCTTTATGTTCTCGACTACCAGGGTTCTGCCGAGCCGCTGAAGACCGATCCTGCCTTCGCTGCGCTGCTGCCGAAGACCAAGTTCGTCTCTCAGGACGTTGGCAACGCGATGAGCACCCCGAACCCGGTGTCGATCCCTTGGGCTCTTGAAAAGCTCAGCTAG